Proteins encoded within one genomic window of Leptospira stimsonii:
- a CDS encoding Cys-rich protein, which translates to MNPRRILLFLLLTILPFVSCQEYVQQKCSSACKFFVQCAVTTFKDVKVTELEKNQAMIDCESGCIREQSFVLPCFESETTCKGFNTCVLESGFMD; encoded by the coding sequence ATGAATCCGAGAAGAATTCTTCTTTTCCTCTTATTAACGATCTTACCTTTCGTTTCCTGTCAGGAATACGTTCAGCAAAAATGCAGTTCTGCCTGTAAGTTTTTCGTCCAGTGCGCCGTGACCACGTTTAAGGACGTGAAGGTGACCGAGTTGGAAAAAAATCAGGCGATGATCGACTGTGAGAGCGGTTGTATCCGAGAACAGAGTTTTGTTCTTCCCTGTTTCGAATCCGAAACTACATGCAAAGGATTTAATACCTGTGTCCTCGAATCCGGATTTATGGATTAA
- a CDS encoding indole-3-glycerol-phosphate synthase, translated as MSFTQLHRVLREIINTKQNEIKNIQSFEPSPFQGLGLRESLRSRKFSIIAECKKKSPSAGEIRTDYDPVKIASIYEESGASAISVLTDKDYFGGSLDDLKNVSSKVRIPVLRKDFIIDEIQIREARAYGASAILLIVRILTPEQIKAFLRSASSLGMDSLVEVHTSDEAKLALDCGAEIIGINTRDLDTFQIHKNLVEEVSSFLPPNVVKVGESGVKNRSDLDNFRKLVDAALIGTYFMEKSDIRKAWLDLF; from the coding sequence ATGTCTTTTACTCAATTGCACCGGGTTCTCCGGGAAATTATCAACACAAAGCAGAACGAGATTAAAAATATTCAGAGTTTCGAACCGAGTCCTTTTCAAGGACTCGGTCTAAGGGAATCTCTGAGAAGTCGTAAGTTCTCCATCATCGCAGAATGTAAAAAGAAAAGTCCTTCTGCCGGTGAGATCCGAACCGATTACGATCCTGTAAAGATTGCGAGTATTTATGAAGAATCTGGTGCCTCGGCGATTTCCGTTCTTACGGATAAGGATTATTTCGGAGGTTCGCTGGATGATCTGAAGAACGTTTCATCCAAGGTTAGGATTCCCGTTCTAAGGAAAGATTTTATCATCGATGAGATTCAGATTCGAGAAGCACGAGCTTACGGTGCGTCCGCGATTCTTCTCATTGTTAGAATTTTGACTCCGGAGCAGATCAAAGCATTTTTAAGATCCGCGTCCTCTCTGGGAATGGACAGCCTCGTGGAGGTTCACACATCCGACGAAGCTAAGTTAGCATTGGACTGCGGGGCTGAAATTATCGGAATCAACACAAGAGACTTAGATACATTTCAAATTCATAAGAATCTAGTGGAAGAGGTTTCCTCATTCTTGCCACCTAATGTGGTTAAGGTGGGCGAATCCGGTGTGAAGAATCGTTCCGATCTCGACAACTTCCGAAAACTTGTGGACGCGGCTTTGATCGGAACCTATTTCATGGAGAAGTCGGATATTCGCAAAGCTTGGCTCGATCTATTTTAA
- a CDS encoding GAF and HD-GYP domain-containing protein, translating to MSQKFPKYIITDSRSISKRLNPVASRLEVQFLELKEFFESESIRDSIGFINVIFYLTIPTLKEFQRQIHKQFQSNPLILSRFILNDSLDYIDSPDLKIEDDLIFAILPETSSDVILNKTILNAFTQIQMITDQFDLQHKVNTTKYEISKLTRIGISLADEKDFNKLLREIIFSAREIAVADSGSLYLVEKDELGLIKNLRFKISSMDIDTEEFLLPINKSSIAGYVAATGKILNIPDVYDLPEDAEYTFNSNFDVLSNYHTKSMLVVPMKNHRNEVVGVIQLINKKRNFNQKLTVDQMKGKDILPFDDYSAQLVMSVAGQAAVAIQNNNLLQEIETLFEGFVTASVNAIESRDPTTSGHSFRVALLTVGLAETVDQVVEGKYGDIKFSKEQIKEIRYASLLHDFGKVGVREKVLVKSKKLEDYELELIRWRFQYIKKDIESRILQKKTDYLKKHGSLGFADYETSLEFELQVEYQKLDQMFQIVIDSNEPSILEESNFQLLEEIAKVNYSTTSGENLNLISPYEFGFLTIKKGSLDFAERKEIESHVEHTFQFLSKIPWTGDLKLVPSIAHAHHEKLDGTGYPRGLAGDSIPVQSRIMTISDIFDALTDKDRPYKRAVPLERALDILQMEAREKHVDPDLLKIFIEGKVYERLSNSGHLR from the coding sequence ATGAGTCAGAAGTTCCCTAAATACATAATCACGGACTCCCGTTCAATCTCCAAAAGACTCAATCCGGTCGCTTCTCGTTTAGAAGTCCAGTTTTTAGAATTAAAAGAATTCTTTGAATCCGAGTCCATTCGGGATTCTATCGGTTTTATCAACGTCATCTTTTATCTCACGATTCCAACTCTTAAAGAATTTCAGAGACAGATCCATAAGCAATTTCAAAGTAATCCCTTGATTCTGAGTCGTTTTATTTTGAACGATAGTTTGGATTATATCGACTCTCCGGATTTAAAAATCGAAGACGATCTGATTTTTGCCATTCTTCCGGAAACTTCTTCTGACGTAATTTTGAATAAGACGATTCTAAACGCCTTTACTCAGATTCAGATGATTACAGATCAGTTCGATCTTCAACACAAGGTCAATACGACGAAGTATGAAATTTCGAAACTTACTCGAATTGGAATCAGCCTGGCGGACGAGAAAGACTTTAATAAACTTCTGAGAGAAATTATTTTTAGCGCGAGAGAGATTGCAGTCGCCGATTCGGGTTCTCTTTACCTCGTAGAAAAGGACGAGCTCGGTTTGATAAAAAATCTTAGATTTAAGATTTCTTCTATGGATATAGATACGGAAGAATTCTTACTTCCGATTAATAAATCGAGTATCGCCGGTTATGTTGCCGCAACGGGCAAAATTTTGAATATTCCGGATGTCTATGATTTACCGGAAGATGCTGAATACACGTTCAACAGCAATTTCGACGTTCTATCCAATTACCACACCAAGTCCATGCTCGTCGTTCCGATGAAAAATCATAGGAACGAGGTAGTAGGTGTGATTCAACTCATCAATAAGAAACGGAACTTCAATCAAAAATTGACCGTCGATCAGATGAAGGGAAAAGATATTCTCCCATTTGACGATTATTCCGCGCAACTAGTCATGAGCGTCGCTGGACAAGCGGCTGTAGCGATTCAAAATAATAATCTCTTACAGGAAATTGAGACTCTCTTTGAAGGTTTTGTCACCGCTTCTGTAAACGCGATCGAATCGAGGGATCCGACTACGAGCGGTCACTCTTTTCGTGTCGCTCTTTTGACAGTTGGACTCGCAGAGACAGTAGATCAGGTTGTAGAAGGTAAATACGGTGATATAAAATTCTCAAAAGAACAAATCAAAGAAATACGTTATGCGTCTTTGTTGCACGATTTCGGTAAAGTTGGAGTTCGGGAAAAGGTTTTGGTCAAATCCAAAAAACTGGAAGATTACGAGCTCGAACTGATCCGCTGGAGATTTCAATATATCAAAAAGGATATCGAATCGAGAATTCTACAAAAGAAAACGGATTATCTTAAAAAACACGGAAGTCTGGGTTTTGCCGATTACGAGACTTCTTTGGAATTCGAACTTCAAGTGGAGTATCAAAAACTCGATCAAATGTTCCAAATCGTTATCGATTCGAACGAACCTTCAATATTAGAAGAATCTAATTTTCAATTGTTAGAAGAGATCGCCAAAGTGAATTATTCCACGACGAGCGGGGAAAATCTAAATCTAATCTCGCCTTACGAATTCGGTTTCCTAACGATAAAAAAGGGATCCTTGGATTTTGCCGAAAGAAAGGAAATCGAATCCCATGTGGAGCACACGTTTCAATTTTTGAGTAAAATTCCCTGGACCGGCGATTTGAAGTTGGTACCTTCTATTGCGCACGCGCATCATGAGAAGTTGGATGGAACAGGTTATCCTCGAGGTTTGGCAGGTGATTCGATTCCCGTTCAATCAAGAATTATGACGATTTCCGACATTTTTGACGCCCTTACCGATAAGGATCGTCCTTATAAAAGGGCGGTTCCGCTTGAAAGAGCTTTGGATATTCTACAGATGGAAGCTCGCGAAAAACATGTGGATCCTGATCTACTTAAAATCTTTATCGAAGGAAAAGTCTACGAAAGGCTTTCGAATTCCGGACATCTGCGTTAG
- a CDS encoding STAS domain-containing protein, protein MLDHKVRDGVLIVYLKGRLDVSIANEVEENLNDLIDNQGHKKVILNMQEVDYMSSSGFRACISTLRKLNSKEGALKICNIKPAVKRIFDVIELTSLFDIRETEDEALKSF, encoded by the coding sequence TTGCTCGATCACAAAGTACGCGACGGTGTTTTGATTGTTTATCTCAAAGGACGTTTGGACGTTTCCATCGCCAATGAAGTAGAGGAAAATCTGAATGATCTGATCGACAATCAAGGTCATAAAAAAGTAATTCTGAATATGCAGGAAGTGGATTATATGTCTTCGTCCGGATTCAGGGCTTGCATCTCCACTCTTAGAAAACTCAACTCTAAAGAGGGTGCATTAAAAATTTGTAATATCAAACCTGCCGTCAAACGTATCTTTGACGTAATCGAACTTACCTCTCTTTTTGACATTCGCGAAACTGAAGACGAGGCTTTGAAATCTTTCTAA
- the rlmN gene encoding 23S rRNA (adenine(2503)-C(2))-methyltransferase RlmN, giving the protein MTQETLGEVQTGKIPLKGRTLKELSDIMSSLGEKPFRAKQIYHGLYVNRYESWEQFTTFSKALKEKLEELCSLTRLQVAKHLKSVDGTQKFTFTSELNNGKEFEAVWIPSGDGGRKTICISSQVGCTLNCKFCATAKLEFQGNLKAHEIVDQILQVEKIVGDRATNVVFMGMGEPFHNYFNVIRAASILHDPDALNLGAKKITISTSGVVNGIRRFIENKEPYNFAISLNHPDPNGRKEIMDIEEKFALPELIQAAKDFTRELNRRITFEYVMIPGVNMGQENANKLIKIARSMDCKINVIPLNTEFFGWRRPTRNEVEEFIALLEPAGVPILNRRSPGKDIFGACGMLASKS; this is encoded by the coding sequence ATGACACAAGAGACGCTCGGAGAAGTTCAAACAGGAAAAATTCCTTTGAAGGGTAGAACCTTGAAGGAACTCTCGGATATCATGTCGTCTCTTGGTGAAAAACCTTTTCGCGCTAAGCAGATCTATCATGGTCTCTATGTAAATCGTTACGAATCCTGGGAACAGTTCACAACATTCTCCAAAGCTCTTAAAGAAAAATTGGAAGAGCTCTGCTCCCTCACTCGTCTTCAGGTTGCCAAACATCTCAAGTCAGTAGACGGAACTCAAAAATTTACGTTTACTTCGGAGCTTAACAACGGAAAGGAATTTGAAGCCGTTTGGATTCCATCCGGAGACGGAGGAAGAAAGACGATTTGTATCTCTTCTCAAGTGGGTTGTACTCTCAATTGTAAATTCTGCGCGACCGCAAAATTGGAGTTTCAGGGAAATCTCAAGGCTCACGAGATCGTAGATCAGATTCTCCAAGTCGAAAAAATCGTAGGCGATAGAGCGACTAACGTTGTTTTTATGGGAATGGGCGAACCCTTTCACAACTATTTCAACGTGATCCGTGCGGCTTCCATCCTTCACGATCCGGACGCTCTCAATCTGGGAGCTAAAAAAATCACGATCTCCACTTCGGGGGTCGTCAACGGTATCAGACGTTTTATCGAGAACAAAGAGCCATACAACTTTGCGATCTCCCTCAATCATCCTGACCCGAACGGAAGAAAAGAGATCATGGATATCGAGGAAAAATTCGCACTTCCCGAGCTCATCCAAGCCGCCAAGGATTTTACGAGAGAATTGAATCGAAGAATCACCTTCGAATACGTTATGATTCCCGGCGTGAACATGGGACAAGAAAACGCAAACAAACTCATAAAGATCGCGAGATCCATGGATTGTAAGATCAACGTCATTCCTCTCAATACGGAGTTTTTCGGTTGGAGAAGGCCGACGAGAAACGAAGTCGAAGAGTTTATCGCGCTCTTGGAACCGGCCGGTGTTCCGATCCTCAACCGAAGATCACCCGGAAAAGATATTTTCGGGGCCTGTGGAATGCTCGCCTCAAAAAGTTGA
- a CDS encoding DUF4345 domain-containing protein has protein sequence MKTNPPLSISERIVQVSLFLVAFIAMFGGALQMYLGEPMTTPRLDNLHRFMAGIYFSTGIISGWAAWTIRTQTTLVYLLALGVFFAAIGRLISMSVVGLPEPAGLWLGYLIPELLLPLVIVIAQRKSLKQKNPV, from the coding sequence ATGAAAACGAATCCTCCATTGTCTATTAGCGAAAGAATTGTCCAAGTTTCTCTGTTTCTCGTGGCGTTTATCGCAATGTTCGGCGGAGCTTTGCAAATGTATCTTGGTGAACCGATGACCACTCCTAGACTTGATAACCTTCATCGATTCATGGCTGGCATATATTTTTCGACCGGGATCATAAGCGGATGGGCCGCCTGGACGATAAGAACCCAAACTACACTCGTATATTTACTTGCGTTAGGCGTCTTCTTCGCCGCGATTGGACGACTTATTTCAATGAGCGTCGTTGGCCTGCCGGAACCCGCTGGACTCTGGCTTGGATATCTTATTCCGGAATTACTGCTTCCTCTCGTCATCGTTATCGCACAACGAAAGAGTCTGAAACAAAAGAATCCTGTATAA
- a CDS encoding ArnT family glycosyltransferase, translating to MNSITSDKPLISIKVLFVFLLISILPLLLTLPLDVIDIDSSQYAEISREMVEGGNPFFIRDNGRRYLDKPILTFWKISLSFLVFGYQNFAFRLPALLFTFLSFWGIFKLTELYSGSRLRAWISVFLYSLSPGLYSMVVDPKIDVYLTPYLILVHTFYYLGFKKNRNFYYLMYFAMGLGFITKGPIAMVIPALSIGGDILFRRDWKRLLEMKLFPGAFLAILPPILWSIPLYLEFQTYGPYFFLWIQSFGRFYVKMYNQKFNPLFFYSNFSWAFGIFILPFAGFVIDRVRKFFKEGKTKGVFQNILKNQYKDLDFVPGFWLFLFLFLISFSRYQLPQYIYWCLPAAAVIGAGVLESILLSLKDSKKGDFSLRIGVLLLLITAGAFLVSILILPFLSIQVGWSYLILPSIYLAVFIWVYFQASREGLLLASWIFPVSLFFSVVSLYLYPMLTSYQPSKEIGTFIRENEPGKEKLFLFGVPASKRSYAYYSQRISRTLFDPAILVDAIQKDGQRYLIVQDKWLSKMDDFFGKEVQFETVKEYPSYKVATPEGKFFLKSQREKITGKVILMRATLKKS from the coding sequence ATGAATTCAATCACTTCCGATAAACCTCTGATTTCCATCAAAGTCCTTTTTGTTTTTCTTTTGATTTCGATTCTTCCTTTGCTCCTTACGCTTCCTCTCGATGTGATCGATATCGATTCTTCCCAATACGCCGAGATTTCGAGAGAAATGGTCGAGGGAGGAAATCCGTTTTTTATTCGAGACAACGGAAGAAGATATCTGGATAAACCGATTCTCACGTTTTGGAAAATTTCCCTTTCCTTTCTTGTCTTCGGTTATCAAAATTTCGCGTTTCGTCTTCCGGCGCTTCTCTTTACGTTTCTTTCCTTCTGGGGTATTTTTAAACTCACGGAATTGTATTCGGGAAGTCGTCTTCGCGCTTGGATTTCCGTATTCTTATATTCTCTTTCGCCCGGTCTCTACTCGATGGTCGTGGATCCGAAGATCGACGTCTACCTGACTCCGTATCTGATTTTGGTCCATACATTCTACTATTTGGGATTTAAGAAGAATCGTAATTTTTACTATCTTATGTATTTTGCGATGGGCCTTGGCTTTATCACAAAAGGCCCGATCGCGATGGTGATTCCCGCTTTGTCGATCGGCGGAGATATTCTTTTTAGAAGGGACTGGAAGCGTCTTCTGGAGATGAAATTGTTTCCGGGTGCGTTTCTCGCGATCCTTCCTCCTATCCTTTGGTCGATTCCTCTTTATCTTGAATTTCAGACCTACGGTCCTTATTTCTTTTTGTGGATTCAATCCTTTGGAAGATTCTACGTGAAGATGTACAATCAAAAATTCAATCCTCTCTTTTTCTATTCCAACTTTTCCTGGGCGTTCGGTATCTTTATTCTTCCCTTTGCAGGATTTGTGATCGATCGTGTTCGTAAGTTCTTCAAAGAAGGAAAAACGAAAGGAGTATTTCAGAATATTCTAAAAAATCAATATAAGGATCTGGATTTTGTCCCAGGCTTTTGGCTTTTTCTGTTCTTATTTTTGATCAGCTTTTCAAGATATCAACTCCCTCAGTATATCTACTGGTGTCTTCCCGCCGCGGCTGTAATCGGTGCGGGGGTTTTAGAATCGATTCTTCTTTCTTTGAAAGATTCCAAAAAAGGAGATTTCTCTTTACGTATCGGAGTTCTGCTTCTGCTGATCACCGCGGGAGCGTTTTTGGTCTCGATCTTGATTCTTCCCTTCTTGAGCATCCAAGTCGGTTGGAGTTATCTGATTCTTCCTTCGATTTATTTAGCCGTTTTTATCTGGGTTTATTTTCAAGCGAGTAGGGAAGGGCTTCTTCTTGCGTCTTGGATCTTTCCAGTGTCTTTGTTTTTTTCCGTCGTGAGTTTGTATCTCTATCCGATGTTGACTTCGTATCAACCTTCGAAAGAGATCGGAACTTTTATTCGGGAGAATGAACCGGGAAAGGAAAAACTTTTTCTTTTCGGAGTTCCCGCTTCCAAAAGATCGTACGCTTATTATTCGCAAAGAATTTCGAGAACTCTTTTTGATCCTGCGATTTTGGTCGACGCCATCCAAAAAGACGGACAACGTTATCTGATCGTTCAAGACAAGTGGTTGAGTAAGATGGATGATTTCTTCGGAAAAGAAGTTCAATTCGAAACGGTAAAAGAATACCCTTCTTATAAAGTGGCTACTCCGGAAGGGAAATTTTTTCTAAAATCACAAAGAGAGAAGATCACAGGAAAGGTGATTCTGATGCGAGCCACGTTAAAAAAATCATAG
- the murD gene encoding UDP-N-acetylmuramoyl-L-alanine--D-glutamate ligase, with protein sequence MKFPESLKGQKTLVLGGGISGNSAMDLLISLEANPILCDRNPPNESSIVYLSDSIEPSSLPQISLIIKSPGILPTHPILLYAKEKGIPVFSEIDLGRNFFPGKIIGITGTDGKSTTTALTAHLLKKDFSDLREGGNLGIPFTSFCKERISMAVLELSSYQLDDSSPLRLDVSVFLNLAPDHLERHKTMENYFQAKLRIADLQNENHSFIVSEKLKARILNSVEFRCKLLSFGRIPEADAFLDENSLRIKTKKFEYDLSKFHLPGTHNRENLAAAILAAEAIGGKPESIQSQISLFKGLPHRFQIAGEKNGFSLINDSKSTNLHSMLAGMSTWKEREKTCLILGGRPKQEDPKPLYDFLMEGIGSVILIGEGRPIWEGGIRKLIGEKLFAVETLNDAFEILKNGKSELALDEKQNFRIRLDNGASISSVVFSPACASFDQYKNFEERGNHFLSLVETFLKTRF encoded by the coding sequence ATGAAATTTCCCGAGTCCCTAAAAGGCCAAAAGACTCTCGTTCTTGGCGGAGGAATCTCCGGAAATTCGGCCATGGATCTTTTGATCTCATTGGAAGCGAATCCCATTCTTTGTGATCGAAATCCTCCCAACGAAAGCTCGATCGTTTATCTTTCCGATTCTATAGAACCAAGTTCTCTTCCACAAATTTCTCTGATCATCAAGTCGCCGGGAATCCTTCCAACTCATCCGATTCTTCTTTATGCGAAAGAGAAAGGAATTCCGGTTTTTTCGGAAATCGATCTAGGAAGAAATTTCTTTCCAGGAAAAATAATCGGAATCACCGGCACGGATGGGAAGTCGACGACGACGGCGCTCACCGCCCATCTCTTAAAGAAAGATTTTTCGGATCTTAGAGAAGGAGGAAACCTTGGGATTCCGTTCACTTCGTTCTGTAAGGAACGAATCTCCATGGCCGTTCTAGAACTTTCAAGCTACCAATTGGATGATTCCTCTCCTCTTCGATTGGACGTTTCCGTTTTTTTGAACCTCGCGCCCGATCATTTAGAGAGACACAAAACGATGGAAAATTATTTCCAGGCGAAACTCAGAATCGCCGATCTTCAAAATGAAAATCACTCGTTCATCGTTTCCGAAAAACTCAAAGCGAGAATTTTAAACTCCGTAGAATTTCGTTGTAAACTTCTAAGCTTCGGGAGAATTCCGGAAGCGGATGCGTTTTTAGATGAGAATTCCCTTCGAATCAAAACAAAAAAATTCGAATACGATCTCTCGAAGTTCCATCTTCCTGGAACGCACAATCGAGAGAATCTCGCCGCCGCGATTCTTGCGGCGGAAGCGATCGGAGGAAAACCGGAGTCGATTCAATCTCAAATTTCTCTCTTCAAAGGTCTTCCGCATCGTTTCCAAATCGCAGGAGAAAAAAACGGCTTTTCGCTTATTAACGATTCTAAATCGACAAATCTTCACAGTATGTTAGCCGGAATGTCCACCTGGAAAGAAAGGGAGAAAACCTGTCTCATTCTTGGAGGAAGGCCGAAACAAGAGGATCCGAAACCGCTTTATGATTTCCTAATGGAAGGAATCGGTTCCGTAATCCTTATCGGAGAAGGTCGTCCCATTTGGGAGGGAGGAATCCGAAAACTGATCGGAGAGAAACTTTTCGCAGTAGAAACCCTAAACGACGCTTTTGAAATTTTGAAAAATGGAAAATCTGAGCTTGCCTTGGATGAAAAACAAAATTTCCGGATTCGTTTAGACAACGGAGCCTCTATTTCATCGGTCGTCTTTTCTCCGGCCTGCGCAAGCTTTGATCAATATAAGAATTTTGAGGAAAGAGGAAATCATTTTCTTTCTCTTGTAGAAACTTTTCTCAAAACAAGATTCTAA